The proteins below are encoded in one region of Ciconia boyciana chromosome 31, ASM3463844v1, whole genome shotgun sequence:
- the LOC140645173 gene encoding uncharacterized protein isoform X4 has product MSAAERGSGQGSGGGPGPGPGAGPAAEPGGGGRKARGRPRLTESDRARRRLESRKKYDVRRVYLGEAHGPWVDLRRRSGWSDAKLAAYLLGLERGQRAGRRGKLWEQIPKKPKRKKRRRRNVNCLRHAVIWYEDHRQRCPYEPRLAELDPSVGLYTTAVWQCERGHRYFQDLRSPLRPLSDSDGDSDDGDCSSGSEATPGGAPSAPGGVAAVAPPAGPGPPEGAAEGGGAALEAVVCVPLPLPLRLGAGRGALAEGGPPTLLQGPPLLILASPGYDALGGCSWTWGDEVPCALLEGGRLPPPPDPHLPKTEEDEMLGLKQEEVPLPAAELPPQPPLEPHREPPPPPPAEDTDGGDVSAIIYEIPKEPERRRRSRRGRVPHPDPEGLPEPIACPYAGCGQVYVALSSFQVRPPWGHPGPLCALWGPPGTPSPLRPPEPRQSGAPQGPDPAVPTARLREEVLPGQPPAPAHGHPLRRAGVHLRDLREILQAQEPPGGAQTDTHRGDPPAILSTVEAQAPSTPGPSGCGPIPVPVAVPVVAVPGPGVAAALPNGAPPAPPVADDSKTNLIVNYLPQSMSQEELRSLFGSLGDIESCKLVRDKVTGQSLGYGFVNYVEAGDADKAISTLNGLKLQTKTIKVSYARPSSASIRDANLYVSGLPKAMGQKEMEQLFSQYGRIITSRILVDQVTGVSRGVGFIRFDKRVEAEEAVRGLHGQKPLGAAEPITVKFANSPGQKSGGALLSLCPSARRYGTLHHPPQRFRLDNLLNVAYGVKSPLLLLPRFSPLAIEAVPGLAGVGLGAPSAGWCIFVYNLAPEADESVLWQLFGPFGAVTNVKVIRDFATNKCKGFGFVTMTNYEEAAMAIASLNGYRLGDRVLQVSFKTSKQHKA; this is encoded by the exons aTGAGCGCGGCCGAGCGGGGCTCGGGGCAGGGGAGCGGtggcggccccggccccggccccggggccggccccgcggcggagccgggaggcggcgggcggaAGGCGCGGGGGCGACCGCGGCTGACGGAGTCGGaccgggcgcggcggcggctggaGTCGCGGAAGAAGTACGACGTGCGGCGGGTGTACCTGGGCGAGGCGCACGGGCCCTGGGTCGACCTGCGCCGCCGCAGCGGCTGGAGCGATGCCAAGCTGGCGGCCTacctgctggggctggagcggggGCAGCGCGCCGGGCGGCGCGG GAAGCTGTGGGAGCAGATccctaaaaaacccaaacggAAGAAAA GGCGGCGGCGCAATGTGAACTGCTTGCGGCATGCGGTGATCTGGTACGAGGACCACCGGCAGCGCTGCCCCTATGAGCCGCGGCTGGCGGAGCTGGACCCCTCGGTGGGGCTCTACACCACGGCCGTCTGGCAGTGCGAGCGTGGGCACCGCTACTTCCAGGACCTGCGCTCGCCTCTGCGGCCCCTCAGCGACTCCGACGGGGACAGTGACGACG gagACTGCAGCTCGGGCTCGGAGGCGACACCGGGGGGGGCCCCGTCAGCGCCAGGGGGGGTGGCGGCAGTGGCCCCCCCTGCGGGTCCAGGCCCCCCTGAGGGTGCTgcagagggggggggggcagcgctGGAGGCTGTGGTCTGCGTGCCACTGCCGCTGCCCCTGCGGctgggcgcggggcggggggcgctgGCCGAGGGGGGGCCCCCCACTCTGCTGCAGGGGCCCCCTCTCCTCATCCTGGCCAGCCCTGGCTATGACgcgctggggggctgcagctggacGTGGGGGGACGAGGTGCCCTGCGCTCTGCTGGAGGGGGGCCgccttcccccacccccggaCCCCCACCTCCCTAAGACAG AGGAGGATGAGATGCTGGGGctgaagcaggaggaggtgCCCCTCCCTGCCGCCGagctccccccccagccccctctgGAGCCCCACCGggagccccccccgccccccccggccgAGGACACCGATGGTGGTGACGTATCAGCCATCATCTACGAGATCCCCAAAGAGCCTGAGAG GCGGCGGCGGAGCAGGCGGGGCCGCGTCCCCCACCCTGACCCCGAGGGGCTTCCGGAGCCGATCGCCTGCCCCTATGCAGGCTGCGGGCAGGTCTACGTCGCTCTCAGCAGCTTCCAGGTGCGGCCCCCCTGGGGCCACCCCGGTCCCCTCTGTGCCCTCTGGGGTCCCCCGGGGACCCCCTCACCTCTCCGCCCCCCAGAACCACGTCAATCTGGTGCACCGCAAGGGCCGGACCCAGCAGTGCCCACAGCCCGGCTGCGGGAAGAGGTTTTACCTGGCCAACCACCTGCGCCGGCACATGGTCATCCACTCCG gcGTGCGGGAGTTCACTTGCGAGACCTGCGGGAAATCCTTCAAGCGCAAGAACCACCTGGAGGTGCACAGACGGACACACACCGGGGagacccccctgca ATCCTGAGCACGGTGGAGGCGCaggctcccagcaccccagggccGTCGGGCTGCGgccccatccccgtccctgtGGCCGTGCCAGTGGTGGCAGTGCCAGGGCCGGGGGTGGCAGCGGCACTGCCCAAtggggcccccccagccccccccgtGGCTGACGACAGCAAAACCAACCTGATCGTCAACTACCTGCCCCAGAGCATGAGCCAGGAGGAGCTGCGGAGTCTCTTTGGCAGCCTCGGGGACATCGAGTCCTGCAAGCTTGTCCGTGACAAGGTCACCG ggcagagcctgggctATGGCTTCGTCAACTACGTTGAGGCGGGTGACGCCGACAAGGCCATCAGCACCCTCAATGGCCTCAAGCTGCAGACCAAGACCATCAAG GTGTCCTATGCCCGGCCCAGCTCGGCCTCCATCCGTGATGCCAACCTCTACGTGAGCGGTCTCCCCAAGGCCATGGGGCAGAAGGAGATGGAGCAGCTCTTCTCCCAGTATGGCCGCATCATCACCTCCCGCATCCTCGTTGACCAGGTCACAG GTGTCTCGCGGGGGGTGGGCTTCATCCGCTTCGACAAGCGCGTGGAGGCAGAGGAGGCCGTCCGGGGGCTGCACGGGCAGAAACCGCTGGGCGCCGCCGAGCCCATCACCGTCAAGTTCGCCAACAGCCCGGGCCAGAAGTCGGGGGGGGCCCTGCTCAGCCTCTGCCCCAGCGCCCGCCGCTACGGCACCCTGCACCATCCCCCCCAGCGCTTCCG GCTTGACAATTTGCTGAACGTGGCCTACGGCGTGAAGAG CCCGCTGTTGCTGCTGCCCAGGTTCTCCCCACTGGCCATCGAGGCggtgccagggctggctggagtGGGCCTGGGGGCCCCCAGCGCTGGCTGGTGCATCTTCGTCTACAACCTGGCGCCCGAGGCGGACGAGAGCGTCCTCTGGCAGCTCTTCGGGCCCTTCGGTGCTGTCACCAACGTCAAGGTCATCCGCGACTTTGCTACCAACAAGTGCAAGGGCTTTGGCTTCGTCACGATGACCAACTACGAGGAGGCGGCCATGGCCATCGCCAGCCTCAATGGCTATCGCCTGGGCGACCGTGTGCTCCAGGTCTCcttcaaaaccagcaaacagCACAAGGCCTGA
- the LOC140645173 gene encoding uncharacterized protein isoform X11 translates to MPSWRPTCWGWSGGSAPGGAGSCGSRSLKNPNGRKDLRSPLRPLSDSDGDSDDAAPGSSSSSSGDCSSGSEATPGGAPSAPGGVAAVAPPAGPGPPEGAAEGGGAALEAVVCVPLPLPLRLGAGRGALAEGGPPTLLQGPPLLILASPGYDALGGCSWTWGDEVPCALLEGGRLPPPPDPHLPKTEEDEMLGLKQEEVPLPAAELPPQPPLEPHREPPPPPPAEDTDGGDVSAIIYEIPKEPERRRRSRRGRVPHPDPEGLPEPIACPYAGCGQVYVALSSFQVRPPWGHPGPLCALWGPPGTPSPLRPPEPRQSGAPQGPDPAVPTARLREEVLPGQPPAPAHGHPLRRAGVHLRDLREILQAQEPPGGAQTDTHRGDPPAILSTVEAQAPSTPGPSGCGPIPVPVAVPVVAVPGPGVAAALPNGAPPAPPVADDSKTNLIVNYLPQSMSQEELRSLFGSLGDIESCKLVRDKVTGQSLGYGFVNYVEAGDADKAISTLNGLKLQTKTIKVSYARPSSASIRDANLYVSGLPKAMGQKEMEQLFSQYGRIITSRILVDQVTGVSRGVGFIRFDKRVEAEEAVRGLHGQKPLGAAEPITVKFANSPGQKSGGALLSLCPSARRYGTLHHPPQRFRLDNLLNVAYGVKSPLLLLPRFSPLAIEAVPGLAGVGLGAPSAGWCIFVYNLAPEADESVLWQLFGPFGAVTNVKVIRDFATNKCKGFGFVTMTNYEEAAMAIASLNGYRLGDRVLQVSFKTSKQHKA, encoded by the exons ATGCCAAGCTGGCGGCCTacctgctggggctggagcggggGCAGCGCGCCGGGCGGCGCGG GAAGCTGTGGGAGCAGATccctaaaaaacccaaacggAAGAAAA GACCTGCGCTCGCCTCTGCGGCCCCTCAGCGACTCCGACGGGGACAGTGACGACG cagctcctggcagctcttcctcctcctcaggagACTGCAGCTCGGGCTCGGAGGCGACACCGGGGGGGGCCCCGTCAGCGCCAGGGGGGGTGGCGGCAGTGGCCCCCCCTGCGGGTCCAGGCCCCCCTGAGGGTGCTgcagagggggggggggcagcgctGGAGGCTGTGGTCTGCGTGCCACTGCCGCTGCCCCTGCGGctgggcgcggggcggggggcgctgGCCGAGGGGGGGCCCCCCACTCTGCTGCAGGGGCCCCCTCTCCTCATCCTGGCCAGCCCTGGCTATGACgcgctggggggctgcagctggacGTGGGGGGACGAGGTGCCCTGCGCTCTGCTGGAGGGGGGCCgccttcccccacccccggaCCCCCACCTCCCTAAGACAG AGGAGGATGAGATGCTGGGGctgaagcaggaggaggtgCCCCTCCCTGCCGCCGagctccccccccagccccctctgGAGCCCCACCGggagccccccccgccccccccggccgAGGACACCGATGGTGGTGACGTATCAGCCATCATCTACGAGATCCCCAAAGAGCCTGAGAG GCGGCGGCGGAGCAGGCGGGGCCGCGTCCCCCACCCTGACCCCGAGGGGCTTCCGGAGCCGATCGCCTGCCCCTATGCAGGCTGCGGGCAGGTCTACGTCGCTCTCAGCAGCTTCCAGGTGCGGCCCCCCTGGGGCCACCCCGGTCCCCTCTGTGCCCTCTGGGGTCCCCCGGGGACCCCCTCACCTCTCCGCCCCCCAGAACCACGTCAATCTGGTGCACCGCAAGGGCCGGACCCAGCAGTGCCCACAGCCCGGCTGCGGGAAGAGGTTTTACCTGGCCAACCACCTGCGCCGGCACATGGTCATCCACTCCG gcGTGCGGGAGTTCACTTGCGAGACCTGCGGGAAATCCTTCAAGCGCAAGAACCACCTGGAGGTGCACAGACGGACACACACCGGGGagacccccctgca ATCCTGAGCACGGTGGAGGCGCaggctcccagcaccccagggccGTCGGGCTGCGgccccatccccgtccctgtGGCCGTGCCAGTGGTGGCAGTGCCAGGGCCGGGGGTGGCAGCGGCACTGCCCAAtggggcccccccagccccccccgtGGCTGACGACAGCAAAACCAACCTGATCGTCAACTACCTGCCCCAGAGCATGAGCCAGGAGGAGCTGCGGAGTCTCTTTGGCAGCCTCGGGGACATCGAGTCCTGCAAGCTTGTCCGTGACAAGGTCACCG ggcagagcctgggctATGGCTTCGTCAACTACGTTGAGGCGGGTGACGCCGACAAGGCCATCAGCACCCTCAATGGCCTCAAGCTGCAGACCAAGACCATCAAG GTGTCCTATGCCCGGCCCAGCTCGGCCTCCATCCGTGATGCCAACCTCTACGTGAGCGGTCTCCCCAAGGCCATGGGGCAGAAGGAGATGGAGCAGCTCTTCTCCCAGTATGGCCGCATCATCACCTCCCGCATCCTCGTTGACCAGGTCACAG GTGTCTCGCGGGGGGTGGGCTTCATCCGCTTCGACAAGCGCGTGGAGGCAGAGGAGGCCGTCCGGGGGCTGCACGGGCAGAAACCGCTGGGCGCCGCCGAGCCCATCACCGTCAAGTTCGCCAACAGCCCGGGCCAGAAGTCGGGGGGGGCCCTGCTCAGCCTCTGCCCCAGCGCCCGCCGCTACGGCACCCTGCACCATCCCCCCCAGCGCTTCCG GCTTGACAATTTGCTGAACGTGGCCTACGGCGTGAAGAG CCCGCTGTTGCTGCTGCCCAGGTTCTCCCCACTGGCCATCGAGGCggtgccagggctggctggagtGGGCCTGGGGGCCCCCAGCGCTGGCTGGTGCATCTTCGTCTACAACCTGGCGCCCGAGGCGGACGAGAGCGTCCTCTGGCAGCTCTTCGGGCCCTTCGGTGCTGTCACCAACGTCAAGGTCATCCGCGACTTTGCTACCAACAAGTGCAAGGGCTTTGGCTTCGTCACGATGACCAACTACGAGGAGGCGGCCATGGCCATCGCCAGCCTCAATGGCTATCGCCTGGGCGACCGTGTGCTCCAGGTCTCcttcaaaaccagcaaacagCACAAGGCCTGA
- the LOC140645173 gene encoding uncharacterized protein isoform X7 encodes MSAAERGSGQGSGGGPGPGPGAGPAAEPGGGGRKARGRPRLTESDRARRRLESRKKYDVRRVYLGEAHGPWVDLRRRSGWSDAKLAAYLLGLERGQRAGRRGKLWEQIPKKPKRKKRDCSSGSEATPGGAPSAPGGVAAVAPPAGPGPPEGAAEGGGAALEAVVCVPLPLPLRLGAGRGALAEGGPPTLLQGPPLLILASPGYDALGGCSWTWGDEVPCALLEGGRLPPPPDPHLPKTEEDEMLGLKQEEVPLPAAELPPQPPLEPHREPPPPPPAEDTDGGDVSAIIYEIPKEPERRRRSRRGRVPHPDPEGLPEPIACPYAGCGQVYVALSSFQVRPPWGHPGPLCALWGPPGTPSPLRPPEPRQSGAPQGPDPAVPTARLREEVLPGQPPAPAHGHPLRRAGVHLRDLREILQAQEPPGGAQTDTHRGDPPAILSTVEAQAPSTPGPSGCGPIPVPVAVPVVAVPGPGVAAALPNGAPPAPPVADDSKTNLIVNYLPQSMSQEELRSLFGSLGDIESCKLVRDKVTGQSLGYGFVNYVEAGDADKAISTLNGLKLQTKTIKVSYARPSSASIRDANLYVSGLPKAMGQKEMEQLFSQYGRIITSRILVDQVTGVSRGVGFIRFDKRVEAEEAVRGLHGQKPLGAAEPITVKFANSPGQKSGGALLSLCPSARRYGTLHHPPQRFRLDNLLNVAYGVKSPLLLLPRFSPLAIEAVPGLAGVGLGAPSAGWCIFVYNLAPEADESVLWQLFGPFGAVTNVKVIRDFATNKCKGFGFVTMTNYEEAAMAIASLNGYRLGDRVLQVSFKTSKQHKA; translated from the exons aTGAGCGCGGCCGAGCGGGGCTCGGGGCAGGGGAGCGGtggcggccccggccccggccccggggccggccccgcggcggagccgggaggcggcgggcggaAGGCGCGGGGGCGACCGCGGCTGACGGAGTCGGaccgggcgcggcggcggctggaGTCGCGGAAGAAGTACGACGTGCGGCGGGTGTACCTGGGCGAGGCGCACGGGCCCTGGGTCGACCTGCGCCGCCGCAGCGGCTGGAGCGATGCCAAGCTGGCGGCCTacctgctggggctggagcggggGCAGCGCGCCGGGCGGCGCGG GAAGCTGTGGGAGCAGATccctaaaaaacccaaacggAAGAAAA gagACTGCAGCTCGGGCTCGGAGGCGACACCGGGGGGGGCCCCGTCAGCGCCAGGGGGGGTGGCGGCAGTGGCCCCCCCTGCGGGTCCAGGCCCCCCTGAGGGTGCTgcagagggggggggggcagcgctGGAGGCTGTGGTCTGCGTGCCACTGCCGCTGCCCCTGCGGctgggcgcggggcggggggcgctgGCCGAGGGGGGGCCCCCCACTCTGCTGCAGGGGCCCCCTCTCCTCATCCTGGCCAGCCCTGGCTATGACgcgctggggggctgcagctggacGTGGGGGGACGAGGTGCCCTGCGCTCTGCTGGAGGGGGGCCgccttcccccacccccggaCCCCCACCTCCCTAAGACAG AGGAGGATGAGATGCTGGGGctgaagcaggaggaggtgCCCCTCCCTGCCGCCGagctccccccccagccccctctgGAGCCCCACCGggagccccccccgccccccccggccgAGGACACCGATGGTGGTGACGTATCAGCCATCATCTACGAGATCCCCAAAGAGCCTGAGAG GCGGCGGCGGAGCAGGCGGGGCCGCGTCCCCCACCCTGACCCCGAGGGGCTTCCGGAGCCGATCGCCTGCCCCTATGCAGGCTGCGGGCAGGTCTACGTCGCTCTCAGCAGCTTCCAGGTGCGGCCCCCCTGGGGCCACCCCGGTCCCCTCTGTGCCCTCTGGGGTCCCCCGGGGACCCCCTCACCTCTCCGCCCCCCAGAACCACGTCAATCTGGTGCACCGCAAGGGCCGGACCCAGCAGTGCCCACAGCCCGGCTGCGGGAAGAGGTTTTACCTGGCCAACCACCTGCGCCGGCACATGGTCATCCACTCCG gcGTGCGGGAGTTCACTTGCGAGACCTGCGGGAAATCCTTCAAGCGCAAGAACCACCTGGAGGTGCACAGACGGACACACACCGGGGagacccccctgca ATCCTGAGCACGGTGGAGGCGCaggctcccagcaccccagggccGTCGGGCTGCGgccccatccccgtccctgtGGCCGTGCCAGTGGTGGCAGTGCCAGGGCCGGGGGTGGCAGCGGCACTGCCCAAtggggcccccccagccccccccgtGGCTGACGACAGCAAAACCAACCTGATCGTCAACTACCTGCCCCAGAGCATGAGCCAGGAGGAGCTGCGGAGTCTCTTTGGCAGCCTCGGGGACATCGAGTCCTGCAAGCTTGTCCGTGACAAGGTCACCG ggcagagcctgggctATGGCTTCGTCAACTACGTTGAGGCGGGTGACGCCGACAAGGCCATCAGCACCCTCAATGGCCTCAAGCTGCAGACCAAGACCATCAAG GTGTCCTATGCCCGGCCCAGCTCGGCCTCCATCCGTGATGCCAACCTCTACGTGAGCGGTCTCCCCAAGGCCATGGGGCAGAAGGAGATGGAGCAGCTCTTCTCCCAGTATGGCCGCATCATCACCTCCCGCATCCTCGTTGACCAGGTCACAG GTGTCTCGCGGGGGGTGGGCTTCATCCGCTTCGACAAGCGCGTGGAGGCAGAGGAGGCCGTCCGGGGGCTGCACGGGCAGAAACCGCTGGGCGCCGCCGAGCCCATCACCGTCAAGTTCGCCAACAGCCCGGGCCAGAAGTCGGGGGGGGCCCTGCTCAGCCTCTGCCCCAGCGCCCGCCGCTACGGCACCCTGCACCATCCCCCCCAGCGCTTCCG GCTTGACAATTTGCTGAACGTGGCCTACGGCGTGAAGAG CCCGCTGTTGCTGCTGCCCAGGTTCTCCCCACTGGCCATCGAGGCggtgccagggctggctggagtGGGCCTGGGGGCCCCCAGCGCTGGCTGGTGCATCTTCGTCTACAACCTGGCGCCCGAGGCGGACGAGAGCGTCCTCTGGCAGCTCTTCGGGCCCTTCGGTGCTGTCACCAACGTCAAGGTCATCCGCGACTTTGCTACCAACAAGTGCAAGGGCTTTGGCTTCGTCACGATGACCAACTACGAGGAGGCGGCCATGGCCATCGCCAGCCTCAATGGCTATCGCCTGGGCGACCGTGTGCTCCAGGTCTCcttcaaaaccagcaaacagCACAAGGCCTGA
- the LOC140645173 gene encoding uncharacterized protein isoform X2, which yields MSAAERGSGQGSGGGPGPGPGAGPAAEPGGGGRKARGRPRLTESDRARRRLESRKKYDVRRVYLGEAHGPWVDLRRRSGWSDAKLAAYLLGLERGQRAGRRGKLWEQIPKKPKRKKRRRRNVNCLRHAVIWYEDHRQRCPYEPRLAELDPSVGLYTTAVWQCERGHRYFQDLRSPLRPLSDSDGDSDDAAPGSSSSSSGDCSSGSEATPGGAPSAPGGVAAVAPPAGPGPPEGAAEGGGAALEAVVCVPLPLPLRLGAGRGALAEGGPPTLLQGPPLLILASPGYDALGGCSWTWGDEVPCALLEGGRLPPPPDPHLPKTEEDEMLGLKQEEVPLPAAELPPQPPLEPHREPPPPPPAEDTDGGDVSAIIYEIPKEPERRRRSRRGRVPHPDPEGLPEPIACPYAGCGQVYVALSSFQVRPPWGHPGPLCALWGPPGTPSPLRPPEPRQSGAPQGPDPAVPTARLREEVLPGQPPAPAHGHPLRRAGVHLRDLREILQAQEPPGGAQTDTHRGDPPAILSTVEAQAPSTPGPSGCGPIPVPVAVPVVAVPGPGVAAALPNGAPPAPPVADDSKTNLIVNYLPQSMSQEELRSLFGSLGDIESCKLVRDKVTGQSLGYGFVNYVEAGDADKAISTLNGLKLQTKTIKVSYARPSSASIRDANLYVSGLPKAMGQKEMEQLFSQYGRIITSRILVDQVTGVSRGVGFIRFDKRVEAEEAVRGLHGQKPLGAAEPITVKFANSPGQKSGGALLSLCPSARRYGTLHHPPQRFRLDNLLNVAYGVKSPLLLLPRFSPLAIEAVPGLAGVGLGAPSAGWCIFVYNLAPEADESVLWQLFGPFGAVTNVKVIRDFATNKCKGFGFVTMTNYEEAAMAIASLNGYRLGDRVLQVSFKTSKQHKA from the exons aTGAGCGCGGCCGAGCGGGGCTCGGGGCAGGGGAGCGGtggcggccccggccccggccccggggccggccccgcggcggagccgggaggcggcgggcggaAGGCGCGGGGGCGACCGCGGCTGACGGAGTCGGaccgggcgcggcggcggctggaGTCGCGGAAGAAGTACGACGTGCGGCGGGTGTACCTGGGCGAGGCGCACGGGCCCTGGGTCGACCTGCGCCGCCGCAGCGGCTGGAGCGATGCCAAGCTGGCGGCCTacctgctggggctggagcggggGCAGCGCGCCGGGCGGCGCGG GAAGCTGTGGGAGCAGATccctaaaaaacccaaacggAAGAAAA GGCGGCGGCGCAATGTGAACTGCTTGCGGCATGCGGTGATCTGGTACGAGGACCACCGGCAGCGCTGCCCCTATGAGCCGCGGCTGGCGGAGCTGGACCCCTCGGTGGGGCTCTACACCACGGCCGTCTGGCAGTGCGAGCGTGGGCACCGCTACTTCCAGGACCTGCGCTCGCCTCTGCGGCCCCTCAGCGACTCCGACGGGGACAGTGACGACG cagctcctggcagctcttcctcctcctcaggagACTGCAGCTCGGGCTCGGAGGCGACACCGGGGGGGGCCCCGTCAGCGCCAGGGGGGGTGGCGGCAGTGGCCCCCCCTGCGGGTCCAGGCCCCCCTGAGGGTGCTgcagagggggggggggcagcgctGGAGGCTGTGGTCTGCGTGCCACTGCCGCTGCCCCTGCGGctgggcgcggggcggggggcgctgGCCGAGGGGGGGCCCCCCACTCTGCTGCAGGGGCCCCCTCTCCTCATCCTGGCCAGCCCTGGCTATGACgcgctggggggctgcagctggacGTGGGGGGACGAGGTGCCCTGCGCTCTGCTGGAGGGGGGCCgccttcccccacccccggaCCCCCACCTCCCTAAGACAG AGGAGGATGAGATGCTGGGGctgaagcaggaggaggtgCCCCTCCCTGCCGCCGagctccccccccagccccctctgGAGCCCCACCGggagccccccccgccccccccggccgAGGACACCGATGGTGGTGACGTATCAGCCATCATCTACGAGATCCCCAAAGAGCCTGAGAG GCGGCGGCGGAGCAGGCGGGGCCGCGTCCCCCACCCTGACCCCGAGGGGCTTCCGGAGCCGATCGCCTGCCCCTATGCAGGCTGCGGGCAGGTCTACGTCGCTCTCAGCAGCTTCCAGGTGCGGCCCCCCTGGGGCCACCCCGGTCCCCTCTGTGCCCTCTGGGGTCCCCCGGGGACCCCCTCACCTCTCCGCCCCCCAGAACCACGTCAATCTGGTGCACCGCAAGGGCCGGACCCAGCAGTGCCCACAGCCCGGCTGCGGGAAGAGGTTTTACCTGGCCAACCACCTGCGCCGGCACATGGTCATCCACTCCG gcGTGCGGGAGTTCACTTGCGAGACCTGCGGGAAATCCTTCAAGCGCAAGAACCACCTGGAGGTGCACAGACGGACACACACCGGGGagacccccctgca ATCCTGAGCACGGTGGAGGCGCaggctcccagcaccccagggccGTCGGGCTGCGgccccatccccgtccctgtGGCCGTGCCAGTGGTGGCAGTGCCAGGGCCGGGGGTGGCAGCGGCACTGCCCAAtggggcccccccagccccccccgtGGCTGACGACAGCAAAACCAACCTGATCGTCAACTACCTGCCCCAGAGCATGAGCCAGGAGGAGCTGCGGAGTCTCTTTGGCAGCCTCGGGGACATCGAGTCCTGCAAGCTTGTCCGTGACAAGGTCACCG ggcagagcctgggctATGGCTTCGTCAACTACGTTGAGGCGGGTGACGCCGACAAGGCCATCAGCACCCTCAATGGCCTCAAGCTGCAGACCAAGACCATCAAG GTGTCCTATGCCCGGCCCAGCTCGGCCTCCATCCGTGATGCCAACCTCTACGTGAGCGGTCTCCCCAAGGCCATGGGGCAGAAGGAGATGGAGCAGCTCTTCTCCCAGTATGGCCGCATCATCACCTCCCGCATCCTCGTTGACCAGGTCACAG GTGTCTCGCGGGGGGTGGGCTTCATCCGCTTCGACAAGCGCGTGGAGGCAGAGGAGGCCGTCCGGGGGCTGCACGGGCAGAAACCGCTGGGCGCCGCCGAGCCCATCACCGTCAAGTTCGCCAACAGCCCGGGCCAGAAGTCGGGGGGGGCCCTGCTCAGCCTCTGCCCCAGCGCCCGCCGCTACGGCACCCTGCACCATCCCCCCCAGCGCTTCCG GCTTGACAATTTGCTGAACGTGGCCTACGGCGTGAAGAG CCCGCTGTTGCTGCTGCCCAGGTTCTCCCCACTGGCCATCGAGGCggtgccagggctggctggagtGGGCCTGGGGGCCCCCAGCGCTGGCTGGTGCATCTTCGTCTACAACCTGGCGCCCGAGGCGGACGAGAGCGTCCTCTGGCAGCTCTTCGGGCCCTTCGGTGCTGTCACCAACGTCAAGGTCATCCGCGACTTTGCTACCAACAAGTGCAAGGGCTTTGGCTTCGTCACGATGACCAACTACGAGGAGGCGGCCATGGCCATCGCCAGCCTCAATGGCTATCGCCTGGGCGACCGTGTGCTCCAGGTCTCcttcaaaaccagcaaacagCACAAGGCCTGA